The genomic stretch GCCCTGCGCCACCCGGAACCGGACCGCGTCTCGTTCCTGCGCGGTGAGCCCGTTCGCGCCTTCCGGCCCGAGGTCCCACTCCCGCTCCAGTCCGTCGGCGCCGCTGCCGCAGTCCAGCCAGGCCAGCCCCTGCGTGTACGGCCCGAGCCGGAACTGACGCAGGTAGTCCTCCATGAGCTCCCCCTCGGGCAGCCCCAGCATCCCCGGTTCGGCGGCGCCCTCGGGCGGGGTCAGCCCGTCCCCGAACACGTCGTCGTTGATCTCGAAGTCCGCGGCGATGTTCATCCGCAGCCGGTCTCCCGGTCCGGTCAGTCCCCGCTCCGACGCGACCCGGTCGCTCCGGCCGTGATGGTCGCGCAGCAGGTGAGAAACCTCGTGCACCCACACCCCTGCCAGCTCCTCCACAGGGGTCCGGGCGACGAAGGCCGGCGAGACGTAGCACCGCCAGTGCCGGTCCACGGCCATCGTCGGCACGAGCCGCGACTCCACCGTGTGCAGCGCGAACAGCGCCGTAGCCAGATAGGGCCGGACCCGGGCGGCGTGCAGCCGGGCGGCGAAGAGCTTCTCGAGGTCCAGTGTCCCCGCTACGCCGGGCGTCATCGGCCTGTCCCCGCGACGGCCGCGACTCGCACCGCGGCCTCGTCCGCCCGCCTGCTCAAGGACACGGCCCCGGCGAGCTGCTCGATCGACGCCGGTACGTCCCAGTCCGCGCGGCGCAGCGCGGCAAGCGTGGACGCGGGTACGACCACCAGATCCGGGGCCCCGGTCTCCAACGCCCGTACCAGCAGTGCCCACGCCGCGTCCCAGCGGGACTTCTCCGGCCGCCTCCGGACCGCCTCGACCACGCCGTCGAGCACGGCCTGGCGCAGGTCGCCCCGCTCGGGCAGGTCGGCCGCCGCCGGGTCGGCCAGCAGCGCCTCAGGGTCCGGGAGGTCCATCCGGTCCATGGCGGCCAGCAGCTCCAGCCCCGGGCCGTCCCCAACCGTGCCCCGGACCAGCAGGGACAGCACGTCCCTGGACGTGTTGGCCGCGGTCGCGAAGGCGACCAGACGCAGTGCCATCTCCCAGCTGCGGGGTGAGGGCCATGGACCGCCCCGGCGGGCTTCGTTGCTCGGCAGCCGATGCACGAGGGCGGGGCGGGCGGCGAGGAGCCCGCACACCGCGCGTCGGGCGAACGTCACGGCCTCTGACAACCGCTCCGGGTCGAGCCGCGGCAGCGACGCCCGCGGCCAGGTCCCGCCGAGGCCGCGTACCACGACCTCGTGGTCATGCACCCACTGCAGATGAACGAACCGGTTCGCCAGGGGCGCACTCAGCTCCCAGCCGTCGGCCGCGGAGGACCGCGGATTGGCGGCCGCCACGATCCGGACACCGGCCGGTAGCCGCAGCGCGCCGACCCGCCGCTCCAGCACGAGGCGGAGTAATGCGGCCTGGACGG from Nonomuraea polychroma encodes the following:
- a CDS encoding AAA family ATPase, giving the protein MPTSSSVTTGASSGPAHASRLDVAADLLALLHDTATEPRIDTQLEALTLAVAADLPVLLWGEPGIGKTAALQQLAAALDLPLTTVIASVHEPSDFSGLPVVGDDPAVQGVPMAPPDWAVRLAQSGRGLLFLDELSTAPPAVQAALLRLVLERRVGALRLPAGVRIVAAANPRSSAADGWELSAPLANRFVHLQWVHDHEVVVRGLGGTWPRASLPRLDPERLSEAVTFARRAVCGLLAARPALVHRLPSNEARRGGPWPSPRSWEMALRLVAFATAANTSRDVLSLLVRGTVGDGPGLELLAAMDRMDLPDPEALLADPAAADLPERGDLRQAVLDGVVEAVRRRPEKSRWDAAWALLVRALETGAPDLVVVPASTLAALRRADWDVPASIEQLAGAVSLSRRADEAAVRVAAVAGTGR